The following proteins come from a genomic window of Populus alba chromosome 12, ASM523922v2, whole genome shotgun sequence:
- the LOC118044754 gene encoding peptide methionine sulfoxide reductase, with product MATHTTNPALDRDLDQPDNPNLEFAQFGAGCFWGVELAFQRLHGVVKTEVGYSQGNVPDPTYKLVCTKTTNHVEVVRVQFDPEVCPYTNLLSLFWSRHDPTTLNRQGGDVGTQYRSGIYYYNEAQENLARESKEAKQLGLKDSTVVTEILPAKRFYRAEEYHQQYLEKGGGRSAKQSAEKGCNDPIRCYG from the exons ATGGCAACCCACACCACCAATCCTGCTCTTGATCGGGATCTAGACCAACCAGACAACCCCAATCTCGAGTTTGCTCAATTCGGAGCTGGATGTTTCTGGGGTGTCGAGCTTGCCTTTCAGAGATTACATGGTGTGGTCAAAACTGAAGTAGGCTACTCTCAGGGTAACGTCCCTGATCCGACTTACAAACTTGTATGCACCAAAACCACCAACCACGTTGAGGTTGTCCGGGTCCAATTTGACCCTGAAGTTTGCCCATATACCAACCTCCTCTCTCTTTTCTGGTCTCGCCATGATCCCACCACCCTCAATCGTCAG GGTGGCGATGTGGGTACACAGTATAGATCAGGGATATACTACTACAACGAGGCTCAAGAGAACTTAGCCCGGGAATCGAAGGAAGCTAAACAGTTGGGATTGAAGGATAGCACGGTTGTGACGGAAATCCTGCCTGCAAAGAGATTTTATAGAGCTGAGGAGTACCATCAGCAGTATCTGGAAAAAGGTGGGGGTCGAAGCGCTAAACAGTCTGCTGAAAAAGGTTGCAATGATCCTATTAGATGCTATGGTTAA
- the LOC118044849 gene encoding LOW QUALITY PROTEIN: BTB/POZ and TAZ domain-containing protein 1 (The sequence of the model RefSeq protein was modified relative to this genomic sequence to represent the inferred CDS: inserted 1 base in 1 codon; deleted 9 bases in 6 codons; substituted 5 bases at 5 genomic stop codons) — MATVVQLVVHATACHPTISGDLMQQHFQFSDQNSLPNRLQILTSMPPHPGICVTVLENSXKGPHKHHSSEKSHPYSDVPCDAVSLFIQFLYSSTEEGXESIGIHLLAIVTRVLFGPTSSKAHVSKAVSTYLTVENVVALLLQLARLCDSPDLYVKCMKMLSDNFKAVEKTEGWKFMQENDPFLELEILRFIDEADVEEREQENREEQRLFMELSEAMECLEHICTEGCTTVVHATGTXAINVRGPCNKFSTCEGLQLLIKHYACCKNRVNGMLKVIXXIYKNPLSICDQADSCRVLCRQFKLXMQRERKGDETCGAYW, encoded by the exons ATGGCTACAGTTGTCCAATTAGTGGTG CACGCAACCGCTTGCCACCCCACCATCTCCGGCGACCTCATGCAGCAG CATTTTCAATTCTCCGATCAGAATTCATTGCCAAACAGACTTCAAATCCTCACTTCAATGCCTCCGCATCCCG GCATCTGTGTCACCGTACTGGAAAATTCATAGAAGGGCCCACATAAACACCATAGCTCCGAGAAGAGTCATCCCTAT TCGGATGTTCCATGCGACGCCGTTTCCCTATTCATTCAATTCCTCTACTCCTCAA CAGAGGAGGGTTGAGAAAGTATCGGAATCCATCTACTGGCGATTGTCACACGTGTACTTTTTGGTCCCACCAGTTCGAAAGCACATGTGTCGAAGGCTGTGTCAACGTATTTGACCGTCGAGAATGTGGTGGCACTGTTGCTG CAATTGGCTAGGCTCTGCGATTCACCGGATCTTTATGTCAAGTGCATGAAGATGTTGTCTGATAATTTCAAGGCCGTAGAAAAGACAGAAGGGTGGAAGTTCATGCAGGAGAATGACCCTTTTCTTGAGCTCGAGATTCTCAGATTCATCGACGAAGCTGATGTCG AGGAAAGAGAACAAGAGAACAGAGAGGAGCAGAGATTGTTCATGGAGCTGAGTGAAGCAATGGAGTGCTTAGAGCACATTTGCACAGAAGGGTGCACGACCGTCGTCCATGCGACTGGAACCTAAGCCATAAACGTTCGGGGTCCGTGCAACAAG TTCTCCACATGCGAAGGTCTCCAGCTCTTGATCAAGCACTAT GCGTGCTGCAAGAATCGGGTTAATGGAATGCTCAAGGTGATATAATAGATATATAAGAATCCACTCTCAATCTGTGACCAAGCTGAT TCTTGCAGGGTACTTTGCAG GCAATTCAAAC AAATGCaacgagagagaaaaggagatgaAACCTGTGGAGCTTATTGGTGA
- the LOC118044753 gene encoding probable pectate lyase 18, whose product MANPSLCLLFLLSLLTPALVSSSPVQVPELVVQEVHRAINASRRKLGYLSCGTGNPIDDCWRCDPNWEKNRQRLADCAIGFGKNAIGGRNGKIYVVTDSGNDDPVNPKPGTLRHAVIQEEPLWIIFARDMTIQLKEELIMNSFKTIDGRGASVHIAGGPCITIQYVTNIIIHGLNIHDCKRGGNAMVRDSPSHFGWRTASDGDGVSIFGGSHIWVDHNSLSNCDDGLVDAIHGSSAITISNNYMTHHDKVMLLGHSDSYTQDKNMQVTIAFNHFGEGLVQRMPRCRHGYFHVVNNDYTHWEMYAIGGSANPTINSQGNRFVAPDIRFSKEVTKHEDAPESEWKNWNWRSEGDLLLNGAFFVASGAGASSSYARASSLGARPSSLVGPITMGAGALNCKKGGRC is encoded by the exons ATGGCAAACCCTTCTCTCTGtctcctcttcctcctctctCTCCTGACCCCAGCCCTCGTCTCCTCTTCCCCGGTTCAGGTCCCAGAACTTGTAGTACAAGAAGTACATAG GGCCATCAATGCCTCTAGGAGGAAGTTGGGATATCTCTCTTGTGGAACCGGCAACCCCATTGATGACTGCTGGAGATGCGATCCCAATTGGGAGAAGAACCGCCAGAGGCTAGCTGATTGTGCAATTGGGTTTGGTAAGAATGCCATTGGTGGAAGAAATGGTAAGATTTATGTGGTCACAGATTCCGGTAACGATGATCCCGTGAACCCTAAGCCGGGGACTCTCAGGCATGCTGTCATTCAAGAAGAGCCATTGTGGATAATTTTTGCTCGTGacatgacaattcaattgaagGAAGAACTGATCATGAACTCGTTCAAGACTATCGATGGTAGAGGTGCAAGTGTCCATATCGCCGGTGGCCCATGCATTACTATACAGTATGTGACCAACATTATTATACATGGACTAAACATACACGATTGCAAGAGAGGAGGGAATGCTATGGTGAGGGACTCCCCAAGCCACTTTGGATGGAGGACTGCATCAGATGGTGATGGTGTGTCCATCTTTGGTGGTTCTCACATCTGGGTGGACCATAATTCATTGTCAAATTGTGACGATGGACTCGTTGATGCCATCCATGGGTCCTCAGCCATCACCATTTCGAACAATTACATGACCCACCATGATAAAGTCATGCTTCTGGGGCATAGTGATTCCTACACTCAAGACAAGAACATGCAAGTCACCATAGCCTTCAATCACTTTGGAGAGGGTCTTGTCCAGAGAATGCCAAG ATGTAGACATGGATATTTCCATGTGGTCAACAATGACTACACCCATTGGGAAATGTACGCCATTGGAGGGAGTGCTAACCCAACCATCAACAGCCAAGGCAACAGATTTGTAGCACCTGACATCAGGTTCAGTAAAGAG GTAACAAAACATGAAGATGCACCAGAGAGTGAATGGAAGAATTGGAATTGGAGGTCTGAAGGAGATCTACTGTTGAATGGAGCGTTTTTCGTAGCATCTGGCGCAGGCGCTTCATCAAGCTATGCTAGGGCATCAAGCTTGGGTGCAAGACCATCTTCACTTGTCGGCCCAATCACGATGGGGGCAGGTGCACTTAACTGCAAGAAGGGGGGTCGTTGCTAG